A single Deinococcus betulae DNA region contains:
- a CDS encoding DNA glycosylase AlkZ-like family protein, whose amino-acid sequence MTPTLATLRAAALATLAPQPDVQTALNHMGFVQADPIRAPARAQDLTLMARVPGYRAGDLERLYPTLDIEEDMLPNYGFMPRRVQALLHPREVVTRVMQAHPGLVEEVRALVLAGEEQTEWHPREVAARLGQGATVNAWGGQSSATTRALETLHRQGEVRVVRRDGGVRVYGPAPHLAALRHSPLPESERLHGAVQLLAALYGPLPEASLSYLVNLSHFGFPHLHGALKGAFRQAVKEDLGRGQIDGVRYVWPAGLPLDGPAPSGVRIVGPFDPLVWDRRRFTHLYGWTYRFEAYTPAPKRVMGYYALPVFQAERAVGWANLQVKGETLQAEVGLVPGVRRTATFVRGLTRELERYRTFLGAEQVETL is encoded by the coding sequence ATGACCCCCACCCTGGCCACGCTGCGGGCCGCTGCGCTGGCCACGCTGGCGCCGCAGCCGGACGTGCAGACTGCGCTAAACCACATGGGCTTCGTGCAGGCCGACCCTATCCGGGCGCCCGCGCGTGCCCAGGACCTGACGCTGATGGCGCGGGTGCCGGGTTACCGTGCGGGTGACCTGGAGCGGCTGTATCCCACCCTGGATATTGAAGAAGATATGCTGCCCAACTACGGGTTCATGCCCCGGCGGGTGCAGGCGCTGTTGCACCCGCGCGAAGTCGTGACCCGCGTCATGCAGGCGCACCCAGGGCTGGTCGAAGAGGTCCGGGCACTGGTGCTGGCTGGTGAGGAACAGACCGAATGGCACCCGCGCGAGGTCGCCGCGCGCCTGGGCCAGGGGGCCACGGTGAATGCCTGGGGCGGTCAGTCCAGTGCGACCACCCGCGCCCTGGAGACCCTGCACCGTCAGGGTGAGGTCCGGGTCGTGCGCCGTGACGGTGGGGTCCGGGTGTACGGTCCCGCGCCTCATCTAGCGGCCCTGCGGCACTCACCCCTCCCGGAATCCGAGCGCCTGCACGGGGCCGTGCAGCTGCTGGCCGCCCTGTATGGTCCCCTGCCCGAAGCCAGCCTGAGCTATCTGGTGAACCTGTCGCATTTCGGCTTCCCGCACTTGCACGGTGCGCTCAAGGGGGCCTTTCGTCAGGCTGTGAAAGAAGACCTGGGCCGCGGGCAGATAGACGGCGTGCGGTATGTCTGGCCTGCGGGCCTGCCACTGGACGGTCCGGCGCCCAGCGGCGTGCGGATTGTGGGCCCGTTTGACCCACTGGTGTGGGACCGGCGGCGCTTTACCCACCTATACGGCTGGACCTACCGTTTCGAGGCGTATACGCCCGCGCCCAAGCGGGTCATGGGGTACTACGCCCTGCCTGTCTTTCAAGCCGAGCGGGCGGTGGGCTGGGCCAATCTTCAGGTCAAGGGCGAGACCCTGCAGGCCGAGGTGGGACTGGTCCCCGGTGTGCGCCGCACCGCCACGTTTGTCCGGGGCCTGACCCGCGAACTCGAACGCTACCGGACGTTTCTGGGTGCGGAACAGGTCGAGACTCTGTAA
- a CDS encoding ferritin-like domain-containing protein: MSDQILPVPDSALNRRAALGLLGKVGLGTAALGLGGAAVAAPAKNIDADVLNFALNLEYLEAAFYLAAVGRIKELRAIGGGANILLPTGLDQDRGMQFKDANVQALARDIAEDELQHVKFLHGALGKAAAPRPVLDLNGAFRAAGNAASGGKITGFNPYLNDLFFLHGAFIFEDVGVTAYNGAATLITSPAYLQAAAGILAVEAYHGGAIRTMLYQQRQVTAAAGLYVGQVVQAISSLRGKVGGMKDAGLTDAAGMAVFAPADRNGVAYPRTTREVLNIVYLAPGASKGGFYPNGLNGTIK, encoded by the coding sequence ATGTCTGACCAAATTCTGCCTGTCCCCGATTCTGCTCTGAACCGCCGCGCTGCGCTGGGCCTGTTGGGCAAAGTGGGCCTGGGGACCGCCGCGCTGGGGCTAGGTGGGGCTGCCGTCGCCGCGCCCGCCAAGAATATTGACGCCGACGTACTGAACTTTGCCCTGAACCTCGAATATCTGGAAGCGGCCTTTTACCTGGCGGCCGTGGGCCGGATCAAGGAACTGCGCGCGATTGGCGGCGGCGCCAACATCCTGCTCCCGACAGGGCTGGACCAGGACCGCGGCATGCAGTTCAAGGACGCCAATGTGCAGGCGCTGGCCCGCGACATTGCCGAGGACGAGTTGCAGCATGTGAAGTTCCTGCACGGCGCGCTGGGCAAGGCGGCCGCTCCCCGTCCCGTACTAGACCTCAACGGGGCGTTCCGGGCCGCCGGAAACGCAGCGTCGGGCGGCAAGATCACTGGCTTCAACCCTTACCTGAACGACCTGTTCTTCCTACACGGCGCCTTTATTTTTGAGGATGTGGGGGTCACGGCCTACAACGGCGCGGCTACCCTGATCACCAGTCCGGCGTACCTGCAAGCGGCGGCCGGCATTCTGGCGGTGGAGGCTTACCACGGCGGCGCCATCCGCACCATGCTGTATCAGCAGCGTCAGGTCACGGCGGCGGCCGGGCTGTACGTGGGCCAGGTCGTGCAGGCCATCAGCAGCCTGCGCGGCAAGGTGGGCGGCATGAAAGACGCCGGGCTGACGGACGCCGCTGGCATGGCTGTGTTCGCCCCAGCCGACCGCAACGGCGTGGCTTACCCCCGCACCACCCGCGAGGTCCTGAATATCGTCTACCTGGCCCCCGGCGCCAGCAAGGGCGGCTTCTACCCCAATGGTCTGAACGGGACCATCAAGTAA
- a CDS encoding histidine triad nucleotide-binding protein, translating into MTAPTLFERIIARALPSEIVYEDERYIAIRDIAPKAPIHLLVIPKKVTARLDDITDTAELGDLWQTAIKVARQHAQDYRLVVNCGEGGGQVVFHTHIHVLAGWDGAPESDT; encoded by the coding sequence ATGACAGCCCCGACCCTCTTTGAGCGCATCATTGCCCGCGCCTTGCCCAGCGAGATTGTCTACGAGGACGAGCGGTACATCGCCATCCGCGACATTGCCCCCAAGGCGCCCATTCATCTGCTGGTCATCCCGAAAAAGGTCACGGCCCGCCTGGACGACATCACCGACACGGCCGAACTGGGCGACCTGTGGCAGACCGCCATCAAGGTGGCGCGGCAACACGCGCAGGATTACCGCCTGGTCGTGAATTGCGGCGAGGGCGGCGGCCAGGTGGTCTTCCATACCCATATTCATGTGCTGGCCGGCTGGGACGGCGCCCCGGAGAGCGACACCTGA
- a CDS encoding HAD family hydrolase, whose amino-acid sequence MTLPFDAVLFDLDGVLVDTEALIGALWADIFAGQGLNLSAPDITRLTSGQRFEGVLKALEEGRGWKAPEDFLPLLNSRFDAAFDHVPPLEGAADTLRALEAAGVPFAVASNSERHRLQLKLRGAGLDEVLAGRAYDPAHVGGRGKPQPELYLYAAGQLGAHPSRCLVIEDSVPGAAAGLAAGMTVWGLLAGGHILPEDEARLRELGVARLLYSHQDLRVALGLSAVGAQR is encoded by the coding sequence ATGACCCTGCCTTTTGACGCTGTACTGTTTGACCTGGACGGCGTGCTGGTAGACACCGAGGCGCTGATTGGTGCCCTGTGGGCCGATATTTTTGCTGGACAGGGCCTGAATCTCAGCGCCCCGGACATCACGCGCCTGACTTCTGGACAGCGCTTTGAGGGGGTCTTGAAAGCCCTGGAAGAGGGGCGGGGCTGGAAGGCCCCCGAAGATTTTCTGCCGCTGCTGAACAGCCGCTTTGACGCCGCCTTTGACCATGTGCCGCCGCTTGAGGGCGCCGCTGACACCCTGCGGGCGCTGGAGGCGGCTGGCGTGCCCTTTGCCGTCGCCAGCAACAGCGAGCGCCACCGCCTGCAGCTGAAACTGCGCGGCGCGGGGCTGGACGAGGTGCTGGCCGGGCGGGCCTACGACCCCGCACATGTGGGCGGGCGGGGCAAACCGCAGCCAGAACTGTACCTGTATGCCGCCGGGCAACTGGGCGCCCACCCCAGCCGCTGCCTGGTCATTGAGGACAGCGTGCCGGGCGCGGCAGCGGGCCTGGCGGCGGGCATGACGGTCTGGGGTCTGCTGGCCGGCGGCCATATTCTGCCGGAGGACGAGGCGCGGCTGCGCGAACTGGGCGTGGCACGCCTGCTGTATTCACACCAGGACCTGCGTGTAGCACTGGGCCTGAGCGCGGTAGGAGCACAGAGGTAA
- a CDS encoding PadR family transcriptional regulator, giving the protein MPPRPYSSPPTRAVLTALQAQYPAHTYGYDLSKATGLKSGTLYPILQRLHEQGYLDAEWQDSPHPGKPPRHIYRLTARGLDLARERQNEVAQPTRVTKAKGALT; this is encoded by the coding sequence ATGCCTCCTCGTCCTTACAGCAGTCCGCCCACGCGCGCCGTCCTAACCGCCCTGCAAGCCCAGTATCCCGCCCACACCTACGGCTACGACCTGAGCAAAGCCACAGGGCTGAAAAGTGGCACCCTCTACCCCATCCTCCAGCGCCTGCACGAGCAAGGTTATCTGGACGCCGAGTGGCAGGACTCGCCCCATCCGGGCAAGCCGCCGCGCCACATCTACCGCCTGACGGCAAGGGGGCTGGACCTGGCCCGCGAACGCCAGAACGAAGTCGCCCAACCGACCCGCGTCACTAAAGCCAAAGGAGCGCTGACATGA